A genomic window from Microbacterium sp. ET2 includes:
- a CDS encoding proline--tRNA ligase yields MVTRLSHFFLRTLREDPADAEVTSHRLLVRAGYIRRQAPGIFAWLPLGLRVKARIENIIREEMSAIGAYEVHFPALVPADPYRESGRWEAYGDGIFRLKDRKDADYLLAPTHEELFTLLVKDLYSSYKDLPLSIYQIQDKYRDEARPRAGLLRGREFTMKDAYSFDYTDEGLDASYQAQRDAYERIFQRLGMEYVIVQADNGLMGGARSEEFLHPTSVGEDTFVRSQGGYAANVEAFETIAPAPLPAEGLPAPAIFDSPDTPTIQTLVDHANAHLAAPSAGIAGPATDDATQWTAAHTLKNVVLALAHLDGTRELVVVGIPGDRDIDDKRVEVAFAPAEVEAATDADFERNPQLVRGYIGPWSETGPILGEESASGIRYLLDPRVVDGTSWITGANIHEKHVHSLVAGRDFVGDGVVDVASVHAGDPAPDGSGPVSLARGMEIGHVFQLGRFFAETLGLKVLDENGKLVTVTMGSYGIGVTRILAILAELNNDDRGLIWPASVSPFDVHVVATGKDAAAYALAEDIAARLEATGRDVLYDDRPKVSPGVKFADAELVGVPRIVIAGRDAASGNVELWDRATGEREVMDVEAAIARLTAR; encoded by the coding sequence GTGGTCACCCGTCTCTCGCACTTCTTCCTCCGCACGCTCCGCGAAGACCCCGCCGACGCCGAGGTCACCAGTCACCGTCTCCTCGTCCGCGCCGGGTACATCCGTCGCCAGGCGCCGGGAATCTTCGCCTGGCTGCCCCTGGGCCTGCGCGTGAAGGCGCGCATCGAGAACATCATCCGCGAGGAGATGTCGGCGATCGGGGCGTACGAGGTGCACTTCCCCGCCCTGGTGCCCGCCGACCCGTACCGGGAATCCGGTCGATGGGAGGCCTACGGTGACGGCATCTTCCGGCTGAAGGACCGCAAGGACGCCGACTACCTGCTGGCGCCCACGCACGAGGAGCTGTTCACGCTTCTGGTGAAGGACCTCTACTCCTCGTACAAGGACCTGCCGCTGTCGATCTACCAGATCCAGGACAAGTACCGCGACGAGGCCCGGCCGCGTGCGGGGCTCCTGCGCGGGCGGGAGTTCACCATGAAGGACGCCTACTCCTTCGACTACACCGACGAGGGCCTCGACGCCTCCTACCAGGCGCAGCGCGACGCGTACGAGCGGATCTTCCAGCGGTTGGGCATGGAGTACGTCATCGTGCAGGCCGACAACGGCCTGATGGGCGGTGCCCGCAGCGAGGAGTTCCTGCACCCCACCTCCGTCGGCGAGGACACCTTCGTCCGCTCGCAGGGCGGGTACGCCGCCAACGTCGAGGCGTTCGAGACGATCGCGCCTGCGCCGCTGCCGGCCGAGGGGCTCCCCGCCCCGGCGATCTTCGACTCGCCCGACACGCCGACGATCCAGACCCTCGTCGACCACGCCAACGCCCATCTCGCCGCGCCCTCCGCGGGCATTGCGGGGCCGGCGACCGACGACGCCACGCAGTGGACGGCGGCGCACACGCTGAAGAACGTGGTGCTCGCCCTGGCCCACCTGGACGGCACGCGCGAACTGGTCGTCGTGGGGATTCCCGGCGACCGCGACATCGACGACAAGCGCGTCGAGGTCGCCTTCGCTCCCGCAGAGGTCGAGGCCGCCACCGACGCAGACTTCGAGAGGAACCCGCAGCTCGTCCGCGGATACATCGGTCCGTGGTCCGAGACCGGGCCGATCCTGGGCGAGGAGTCTGCCAGCGGCATCCGCTACCTGTTGGATCCCCGTGTCGTGGACGGCACCAGCTGGATCACCGGGGCCAACATCCACGAGAAGCACGTCCACTCCCTCGTCGCGGGCCGCGATTTCGTCGGGGACGGCGTCGTGGATGTCGCCTCGGTGCACGCCGGCGACCCTGCCCCCGACGGGTCGGGCCCGGTGTCGCTGGCACGGGGAATGGAGATCGGCCACGTCTTCCAGCTCGGCCGGTTCTTCGCCGAGACGCTCGGGCTGAAAGTCCTCGATGAGAACGGCAAGCTCGTCACGGTCACGATGGGCTCGTACGGCATCGGCGTCACGCGGATCCTTGCGATCCTCGCCGAGCTGAACAACGACGACAGGGGCCTGATCTGGCCCGCGTCGGTCTCGCCGTTCGACGTGCACGTGGTGGCGACGGGGAAGGATGCCGCGGCGTACGCTCTGGCCGAGGACATCGCCGCTCGTCTGGAGGCCACGGGTCGCGACGTGCTCTACGACGACCGGCCCAAGGTCTCTCCCGGGGTGAAATTCGCCGACGCCGAGCTCGTCGGCGTGCCCCGCATCGTCATCGCGGGGCGCGACGCCGCTTCCGGCAACGTCGAGCTGTGGGATCGTGCGACCGGCGAGCGTGAGGTCATGGACGTCGAGGCCGCGATCGCGCGGCTCACCGCCAGGTGA
- a CDS encoding DUF1206 domain-containing protein, giving the protein MGAATEARNAARAVEDAEWFRVLARSGYVANGVVHLILGVLTLAIAVGSDGASDQTVVFKAVAAAPLGFAALWALTVGLSALGLWQLVQSILMRRRGDEMPLAVWGRRLGAWGQAVIFLALGLIAAAVALGARPDAERTTEDLSSVLLGIWGGPVVLGLTGLGVGVGGIAFVVMGVRRTFENRMTLPDGLLGTTVRVLGVVGFVAKGVALATVGVLLLVATVTADADVAGGLDGAVQALFRLALGPSLVTAVGVGLLCYGVFSMFRARYARLTWR; this is encoded by the coding sequence ATGGGGGCGGCGACAGAAGCCCGGAACGCAGCGCGCGCCGTCGAGGATGCCGAGTGGTTCCGGGTTCTCGCGCGCTCGGGCTACGTCGCGAACGGGGTCGTGCACCTCATCCTGGGGGTGCTCACGCTGGCGATCGCCGTGGGCTCGGATGGCGCCAGCGACCAGACCGTGGTCTTCAAGGCCGTCGCCGCGGCACCGCTGGGCTTCGCGGCGCTGTGGGCGCTGACGGTGGGACTGTCCGCACTGGGCCTCTGGCAGCTCGTGCAGAGCATTCTGATGCGCCGTCGGGGCGATGAGATGCCCCTGGCCGTGTGGGGCCGCCGCCTCGGCGCGTGGGGACAGGCTGTGATCTTCCTCGCTCTGGGACTCATCGCCGCTGCTGTCGCGCTCGGCGCCCGCCCCGACGCCGAGAGGACCACGGAAGACCTCAGCTCCGTGCTCCTTGGCATCTGGGGCGGGCCCGTGGTGCTCGGACTCACCGGCCTCGGGGTGGGAGTCGGCGGCATCGCGTTCGTCGTGATGGGCGTGCGACGGACCTTCGAGAACCGGATGACGCTGCCGGACGGCCTGCTCGGCACGACCGTCCGGGTGCTCGGGGTCGTCGGGTTCGTCGCCAAGGGCGTCGCTCTCGCGACCGTCGGGGTCCTGCTGCTCGTCGCGACCGTGACCGCAGACGCCGATGTCGCAGGAGGTCTCGACGGCGCCGTGCAGGCGCTCTTCCGCCTCGCCCTCGGTCCGTCCCTGGTGACCGCGGTCGGTGTCGGGCTGCTCTGCTACGGCGTGTTCAGCATGTTCCGGGCGCGGTACGCGCGACTCACCTGGCGGTGA
- a CDS encoding alanine/glycine:cation symporter family protein, which translates to MDDVNAWLLTWGDNLWTWVVLPVVVLLGLYFTLRSGVVQFRLIPEMFRTLTDRTPRTESGEPQSVSAFQAFTISAASRVGVGNIAGVGTAIAVGGPGAVFWMWLMAFVGGASSFIESSLAQLFKIRDKDGFRGGPAYYMERGLKARWLGVWFAVILIVCFPFAFSSLQANTISATVVATIGEGSPGWLPWLIGGAVAVLTGLVVFGGIRRIASVTQLLVPVMALTYLLLGLIVVAVNIERVPEVFAQIFTQAFGFNEVVGAAFGYIVLTGVKRGMFSNEAGLGSAPNAGASAAVTHPVKQGLVQTLGVYFDTFLVCTITAFIILVSVPDLAGAQRGIDLTQGALESTLGSWASVVLSVVIFLLAFSSILGNYYYGESNIEFINPAPWLLTGYRTLVVVAVLVGSVVGADLVWNFADGVMGLMALTNLVAIGLLSGIAFKLLKDYTQQRREGRDPVFTRDRLPEITGISVWEDELTVTGPIDLPTRTRQSRKHRDHLHATAERP; encoded by the coding sequence ATGGATGACGTCAACGCCTGGCTCCTCACCTGGGGCGACAACCTGTGGACCTGGGTCGTGCTGCCGGTGGTGGTGCTGCTCGGGCTGTACTTCACGCTCCGGTCTGGGGTCGTGCAGTTCCGTCTCATCCCCGAGATGTTCCGCACCCTCACCGATCGCACGCCGCGCACCGAGAGCGGCGAGCCGCAGTCGGTGTCGGCGTTCCAGGCGTTCACGATCTCGGCCGCCTCGCGCGTGGGAGTGGGCAACATCGCCGGCGTCGGCACCGCGATCGCGGTCGGCGGTCCGGGCGCGGTCTTCTGGATGTGGCTCATGGCGTTCGTGGGTGGCGCCTCGAGCTTCATCGAGTCCTCGCTCGCGCAGCTGTTCAAGATCCGTGACAAGGACGGGTTCCGCGGCGGGCCCGCCTACTACATGGAGCGCGGGCTCAAGGCGCGGTGGCTGGGCGTGTGGTTCGCGGTCATCCTCATCGTGTGCTTCCCGTTCGCCTTCAGCTCACTGCAGGCGAACACCATCTCCGCCACCGTCGTCGCCACGATCGGCGAGGGCTCCCCCGGGTGGCTCCCCTGGCTCATCGGCGGCGCGGTCGCGGTGCTGACGGGACTGGTGGTGTTCGGCGGCATCCGCCGCATCGCGTCGGTGACCCAGCTGCTGGTGCCCGTCATGGCGCTGACCTACCTGCTGCTCGGGCTGATCGTCGTGGCAGTGAACATCGAGCGGGTGCCGGAGGTGTTCGCGCAGATCTTCACCCAGGCCTTCGGGTTCAACGAGGTCGTCGGCGCCGCCTTCGGCTACATCGTGCTGACCGGGGTCAAGCGCGGCATGTTCTCCAACGAAGCAGGCCTCGGGTCGGCCCCCAATGCCGGCGCGAGCGCCGCGGTGACGCATCCCGTCAAGCAGGGTCTCGTGCAGACCCTCGGCGTCTACTTCGACACCTTCCTGGTGTGCACGATCACGGCGTTCATCATCCTCGTCTCCGTCCCCGATCTCGCCGGCGCCCAGCGCGGCATCGATCTCACGCAGGGCGCGCTCGAGTCCACACTGGGCTCATGGGCGAGCGTGGTGTTGAGCGTCGTCATCTTCCTCCTGGCGTTCTCGTCGATCCTCGGCAACTACTACTACGGCGAATCGAACATCGAGTTCATCAACCCGGCACCGTGGCTGCTCACCGGCTACCGCACCCTCGTCGTCGTCGCCGTCCTCGTCGGATCGGTCGTCGGAGCGGATCTCGTGTGGAACTTCGCCGACGGCGTCATGGGCCTCATGGCGCTGACCAACCTCGTCGCCATCGGCCTGCTGTCGGGCATCGCCTTCAAGCTGCTGAAGGATTACACCCAGCAGCGCCGAGAGGGCCGCGATCCTGTCTTCACCCGCGACCGCCTCCCCGAGATCACCGGCATCTCGGTGTGGGAGGACGAACTCACCGTCACCGGCCCCATCGACCTCCCCACCCGCACGCGGCAGAGCCGCAAGCACCGCGACCACCTCCACGCCACCGCAGAACGACCATGA
- a CDS encoding lipase family protein, whose product MAWGHSQGGHAALWAAQIADDYAPDVDVLGVAALAPAAEPAELAEELISGEPNALLAILISWVLVPYSDTYDDVELSRYLAPGAAPIVREMTQRCPSEPGVVVSVATALGVSADNPLYASDLTTGPLGERLEANAASGPWEVPVLLAWGSADEVIPPSLQEDFLARSCAADNRMRTLVYDDYEHLQILLPGSRFLPVLVRWSDERFQLRELDRDDCAR is encoded by the coding sequence ATGGCCTGGGGGCATTCCCAGGGCGGGCATGCGGCCCTCTGGGCCGCTCAGATCGCGGACGACTACGCTCCCGACGTGGACGTCCTGGGAGTGGCGGCTCTCGCCCCGGCGGCGGAGCCGGCCGAACTGGCCGAAGAGCTCATCTCCGGCGAACCGAACGCGCTCCTGGCGATCCTCATCTCCTGGGTCCTCGTGCCGTACTCCGACACCTACGATGACGTCGAGCTCTCCCGGTATCTCGCCCCGGGCGCCGCCCCCATCGTCCGCGAGATGACGCAGCGCTGCCCGAGCGAACCGGGGGTGGTCGTCTCGGTCGCGACCGCGCTTGGCGTCTCCGCCGACAATCCGCTGTACGCCAGCGACCTCACGACGGGTCCCCTCGGGGAGCGTCTGGAGGCCAACGCCGCTTCCGGCCCGTGGGAGGTGCCGGTCCTCTTGGCGTGGGGGAGCGCCGACGAAGTGATCCCTCCCTCCCTCCAGGAGGACTTCCTCGCACGTTCCTGCGCTGCCGACAACCGCATGCGGACGCTGGTGTACGACGATTACGAGCACCTCCAGATCCTGCTGCCCGGATCGCGGTTCCTGCCCGTCCTCGTGCGCTGGAGCGATGAGCGGTTCCAGCTGCGCGAACTCGATCGCGACGATTGCGCGCGGTGA
- the nusA gene encoding transcription termination factor NusA gives MDIDLGLLRTIEREKEIPFDELLRIIEQAILTAYAKHSSATGELPQGARAQIDRKTGHVAIYLPLTDEEGAIIGEEETTPDDFGRIAAFAAKQVISQRLRDIADDAVLGEFRGKEGDIVAGIVQQGPNPRMVHVDLGTVEAILPPEEQVPGEDYAHGARLRVYVTSVSKGTKGPSITVSRTHPGLVRKLFALEVPEIAEGLVEIVSLAREAGHRTKIAVKAIDPTVNAKGACIGELGRRVRAVTEELGGEKIDIVDWDGELAKFVANALSPAKVTSSFILDSNSKAVRALVPDYQLSLAIGKEGQNARLAAKLTGAKIDIQPDSILEEG, from the coding sequence GTGGATATCGATCTCGGATTGCTGCGCACCATCGAGCGGGAGAAGGAGATCCCCTTCGACGAGCTGCTGCGCATCATCGAGCAGGCGATCCTGACCGCCTATGCCAAGCACTCCTCGGCCACCGGTGAACTGCCTCAGGGCGCCCGCGCGCAGATCGACCGCAAGACCGGTCACGTGGCGATCTACCTGCCTCTCACCGACGAAGAGGGCGCGATCATCGGCGAGGAGGAGACCACTCCCGACGACTTCGGCCGCATCGCCGCCTTCGCCGCGAAGCAGGTCATCAGTCAGCGCCTGCGCGACATCGCCGACGACGCGGTGCTGGGGGAGTTCCGCGGCAAAGAGGGCGACATCGTCGCGGGCATCGTGCAGCAGGGGCCGAATCCCCGCATGGTGCACGTCGACCTCGGCACCGTCGAGGCGATCCTTCCTCCCGAGGAGCAGGTTCCCGGTGAGGACTACGCCCACGGGGCGCGCCTGCGCGTCTACGTCACCTCGGTGTCGAAGGGCACCAAGGGCCCCTCGATCACGGTGTCGCGCACGCACCCGGGTCTGGTCCGCAAGCTGTTCGCCCTCGAGGTGCCCGAGATCGCCGAGGGGCTGGTCGAGATCGTCTCGCTCGCGCGCGAGGCGGGCCACCGCACGAAGATCGCGGTCAAGGCCATCGATCCGACGGTCAATGCCAAGGGCGCCTGCATCGGCGAACTCGGTCGACGTGTGCGGGCGGTCACCGAAGAGCTCGGCGGGGAGAAGATCGACATCGTCGATTGGGACGGCGAGCTTGCGAAGTTCGTCGCGAACGCCCTCTCTCCCGCGAAGGTGACCTCCAGCTTCATCCTCGATTCGAACAGCAAGGCCGTCCGCGCGCTCGTCCCCGACTACCAGCTGTCGCTGGCCATCGGCAAGGAAGGGCAGAACGCACGTCTCGCGGCGAAGCTGACGGGCGCGAAGATCGACATCCAGCCCGACTCGATCCTGGAAGAGGGCTGA
- a CDS encoding YlxR family protein produces the protein MVAVDSVLILDERASMPGRGAWVHDTQECVEAAVRRRAFIRALRVSGALDTKALEKRLNGYGKKVNGSK, from the coding sequence GTGGTGGCGGTCGATTCGGTTCTCATCCTCGATGAGCGCGCGTCGATGCCGGGGCGGGGCGCGTGGGTACACGACACACAGGAGTGCGTGGAGGCCGCGGTGCGGCGCCGCGCATTCATTCGCGCATTGCGGGTGTCAGGTGCGCTTGACACGAAAGCCCTCGAGAAACGGCTGAACGGCTATGGAAAAAAAGTGAACGGCTCGAAATGA
- the infB gene encoding translation initiation factor IF-2, with protein MAAKPRVHEIASELGVDSKVALAKLKELGEFVKSPSSTIEPPVARKLRAALQADGAPTPAAGDTKTAPARPAGRPGPSRPAPSAKPSAPAPAAPAATAAPAAPQSSPRPAAPGAPAPAAERPAAAAPEAPASSAPAPSPAAPTPPAPRPGGGAPRPGAPRPGNNPFSSQQGMGQRPAGPRPGNNPFSSQQGMGQRPTPGNIPRPQAPRPGAPRPGAPRPGGGGRPGGGGRPGAPFQQRPGGAGRPGGAGGGGFRPGAPAGGGFAGRPGGGGGRGRGPGGGTAGAFGKGGGKSKQRKSRRAKRQEFEMRSAPVVGGINVQKGNGEIIRLRRGASISDFADKLEALRGYTVQPGTLVTILFNLGEMATATESLDEATFEVLGEELGYKIQMVSPEDEDKELLEGFGLDLDAELEAESEEDLEIRPPVVTVMGHVDHGKTRLLDAIRQTNVVAGEAGGITQHIGAYQVWTEHDSIERAITFIDTPGHEAFTAMRARGAQVTDLAILVVAADDGIMPQTVEALNHAQAANVPIVVAVNKIDKPEANPAKVRQQLTEYGLVAEEYGGDVMFVDVSARNNIGIQDLLDAVLLTADAGLDLTANPNKAARGVAIEAKLDKGRGSVATVLIQSGTLRVGDAIVAGTAYGRVRAMIDENGEPVEEAYPSRPVQVQGLNSVPRAGDVFIVTEEDRTARQIAEKREAAERNAALAKARKRISLEDFTRALEEGKVESLNLIIKGDVSGAVEALEESLLKIEVDDSVQLRIIHRGVGAITESDINLATIDNAIVIGFNVRPDTKARERAAREGVDVRFYSVIYNAIDDVEQSLTGMLKPEFEEVQSGVAEIREVFRSSKFGNIAGVIVRSGTITRNAKARVIRDGVVIADGLAIESLRRFKDDVTEVRTDFEAGIGLGKYNDIQIGDEIETTEMVEKPRG; from the coding sequence GTGGCTGCCAAACCACGCGTGCACGAGATCGCTTCCGAACTCGGCGTCGACAGCAAGGTCGCTCTGGCCAAGCTGAAGGAACTCGGCGAGTTCGTCAAGAGCCCCTCGTCGACCATCGAGCCCCCCGTGGCTCGCAAGCTCCGCGCTGCTCTGCAGGCGGACGGTGCCCCGACCCCCGCGGCGGGCGACACCAAGACCGCACCCGCCCGCCCCGCGGGTCGACCCGGTCCCTCACGTCCCGCGCCCTCGGCCAAGCCGTCGGCACCCGCGCCCGCTGCTCCGGCGGCGACGGCGGCCCCGGCTGCTCCGCAGTCGTCGCCGCGCCCTGCGGCGCCCGGCGCGCCGGCCCCTGCGGCCGAGCGTCCTGCCGCCGCGGCACCGGAGGCCCCGGCCTCCTCCGCACCCGCGCCTTCCCCGGCGGCACCGACCCCGCCCGCACCCCGGCCGGGTGGCGGCGCTCCGCGTCCGGGTGCACCGCGTCCGGGCAACAATCCCTTCTCCTCGCAGCAGGGGATGGGGCAGCGCCCCGCCGGCCCGCGTCCGGGCAACAATCCCTTCTCCTCGCAGCAGGGGATGGGGCAGCGCCCGACCCCCGGTAACATCCCGCGGCCGCAGGCTCCGCGTCCAGGTGCGCCGCGCCCCGGCGCGCCGCGTCCCGGTGGCGGCGGTCGTCCGGGTGGCGGCGGTCGTCCCGGCGCGCCCTTCCAGCAGCGTCCCGGTGGCGCCGGTCGTCCCGGCGGTGCCGGTGGCGGCGGGTTCCGCCCCGGTGCTCCCGCCGGCGGCGGCTTCGCCGGTCGCCCAGGTGGCGGCGGTGGCCGCGGTCGCGGCCCCGGTGGCGGTACCGCCGGTGCCTTCGGCAAGGGCGGCGGAAAGTCCAAGCAGCGCAAGTCGCGTCGGGCGAAGCGGCAGGAATTCGAGATGCGGTCGGCGCCGGTCGTCGGCGGCATCAACGTCCAGAAGGGCAACGGCGAGATCATCCGCCTGCGCCGCGGCGCGTCGATCTCGGACTTCGCGGACAAGCTCGAGGCGCTGCGCGGCTACACCGTCCAGCCCGGAACGCTCGTGACCATCCTGTTCAACCTCGGTGAGATGGCGACGGCGACCGAGTCTCTCGACGAAGCCACCTTCGAGGTGCTCGGCGAGGAGCTGGGCTACAAGATCCAGATGGTCTCGCCCGAGGACGAGGACAAGGAGCTCCTCGAGGGCTTCGGTCTCGACCTCGATGCAGAACTCGAGGCCGAGAGCGAAGAGGACCTGGAGATCCGTCCCCCGGTCGTGACCGTCATGGGTCACGTCGACCACGGTAAGACGCGACTGCTCGACGCCATCCGTCAGACCAACGTGGTCGCCGGTGAGGCCGGTGGCATCACCCAGCACATCGGCGCCTACCAGGTGTGGACCGAGCACGACAGCATCGAGCGCGCGATCACCTTCATCGACACGCCGGGTCACGAGGCCTTCACCGCTATGCGTGCCCGTGGTGCGCAGGTGACCGACCTTGCGATCCTCGTGGTCGCCGCCGACGACGGCATCATGCCGCAGACGGTGGAGGCGCTGAACCACGCCCAGGCGGCGAACGTGCCGATCGTGGTCGCGGTGAACAAGATCGACAAGCCCGAGGCGAACCCGGCCAAGGTCCGCCAGCAGCTGACCGAGTACGGTCTGGTGGCCGAGGAGTACGGCGGCGACGTGATGTTCGTCGACGTGTCGGCGCGCAACAACATCGGCATTCAGGACCTCCTGGATGCGGTGCTGCTGACCGCCGATGCGGGACTGGACCTCACCGCCAACCCGAACAAGGCCGCCCGCGGTGTCGCCATCGAAGCCAAGCTCGACAAGGGCCGCGGTTCGGTCGCGACGGTGCTCATCCAGTCCGGAACCCTCCGGGTGGGCGACGCGATCGTGGCGGGCACCGCCTACGGCCGCGTCCGCGCGATGATCGACGAGAACGGCGAGCCGGTCGAGGAGGCCTACCCCTCGCGACCCGTTCAGGTTCAGGGGCTCAACTCCGTCCCCCGTGCCGGCGACGTCTTCATCGTCACCGAGGAAGACCGCACGGCCCGGCAGATCGCTGAGAAGCGTGAAGCCGCAGAGCGAAACGCCGCCCTGGCGAAGGCGCGCAAGCGCATCTCGCTCGAGGACTTCACCCGTGCGCTGGAAGAGGGCAAGGTCGAGTCGCTCAACCTCATCATCAAGGGTGACGTCTCCGGTGCCGTCGAGGCGCTGGAGGAGTCGCTGCTGAAGATCGAGGTCGACGACAGCGTCCAGTTGCGCATCATCCACCGCGGCGTCGGCGCAATCACCGAGTCGGACATCAACCTGGCCACGATCGACAACGCGATCGTGATCGGCTTCAACGTCCGTCCCGACACCAAGGCGCGCGAGCGCGCCGCGCGCGAGGGTGTGGACGTGCGGTTCTACTCGGTCATCTACAACGCGATCGACGACGTCGAGCAGTCGCTGACGGGCATGCTCAAGCCGGAGTTCGAAGAGGTCCAGTCGGGTGTGGCCGAGATCCGCGAGGTGTTCCGCTCCTCGAAGTTCGGCAACATCGCCGGTGTGATCGTCCGCTCCGGCACGATCACGCGCAACGCCAAGGCGCGGGTCATCCGCGACGGCGTCGTGATCGCCGATGGGCTCGCCATCGAGTCGCTGCGCCGGTTCAAGGATGACGTCACCGAGGTCCGCACGGACTTCGAGGCCGGTATCGGACTGGGCAAGTACAACGACATCCAGATCGGCGACGAGATCGAGACAACCGAGATGGTGGAGAAGCCGCGCGGCTGA
- the rbfA gene encoding 30S ribosome-binding factor RbfA: MAGERQARLADRIKVLIAERLEKGLRDPRLGFVTITDVKVTGDLQHASVFYTVLGDEEARLASGEALRRATGMLRSEVGRGLGVRLTPTLEFIPDALPENAGHIEDLLRQARERDQAVAGLASSASYAGEADPYVKPRDDED; this comes from the coding sequence ATGGCTGGGGAACGACAGGCTCGACTGGCGGACCGCATCAAGGTGCTGATCGCCGAGCGACTCGAGAAGGGTCTGCGCGACCCCCGGTTGGGGTTCGTCACGATCACCGATGTAAAGGTGACCGGCGACCTGCAGCACGCCTCGGTGTTCTACACCGTGCTCGGCGACGAGGAAGCTCGCCTGGCCTCCGGTGAGGCCCTGCGCCGGGCCACGGGCATGCTCCGCAGCGAAGTCGGCCGGGGCCTGGGCGTCCGGCTCACCCCGACCCTGGAGTTCATCCCCGACGCGCTCCCCGAGAACGCGGGCCACATCGAAGACCTCCTCCGTCAGGCGCGCGAGCGCGACCAGGCGGTGGCGGGACTTGCGTCCTCCGCGAGCTACGCCGGCGAAGCCGACCCCTACGTCAAGCCGCGCGACGACGAGGACTGA
- a CDS encoding A/G-specific adenine glycosylase has protein sequence MPDLATPLIAWYRDNARDLPWRRPGFPAWGTLVSEFMLQQTPVTRVIPHLEAWLARWPAPADLAADPPAEAVRQWANLGYPRRALWLHRAATEIRDRHGGVVPQDVDALLSLTGIGDYTARAVAVFAYGRRHPVVDTNTRRVLARAVAGRSQPGPPARRDLSAMEAILPPDDDAAATVNAAAMELGAMVCTARAPRCADCPLSAMCAWRTAGHPDTGDVRRRQARYEGSDRQARGAVLKTLRDAAHDVPQESVLADWPDALQRDRAIDSLVSDGLVEASAGMLRLPVRGQSSSSRGLT, from the coding sequence ATGCCCGACCTCGCCACGCCGCTCATCGCGTGGTACCGCGACAACGCGCGCGACCTGCCGTGGCGGCGCCCCGGCTTTCCCGCCTGGGGCACGCTGGTGTCGGAGTTCATGCTGCAGCAGACGCCGGTGACCCGCGTCATCCCCCATCTGGAGGCGTGGCTCGCGCGCTGGCCCGCCCCGGCAGACCTCGCCGCCGATCCTCCGGCAGAGGCGGTGCGGCAGTGGGCGAACCTCGGGTACCCGCGGCGTGCGCTCTGGCTGCACCGCGCCGCCACCGAGATCCGCGACCGACACGGCGGAGTCGTGCCGCAGGATGTCGATGCGCTCCTTTCGCTGACCGGGATCGGCGACTACACCGCGCGGGCTGTGGCGGTCTTCGCGTACGGCAGGCGTCACCCCGTGGTGGACACCAACACACGTCGGGTGCTCGCCCGCGCCGTGGCGGGTCGTTCGCAGCCGGGGCCCCCTGCGCGTCGTGACCTGTCGGCGATGGAGGCGATCCTGCCGCCCGATGACGACGCGGCCGCGACCGTCAACGCGGCCGCGATGGAGCTCGGTGCGATGGTCTGCACCGCACGGGCACCACGGTGCGCGGACTGTCCGCTGTCGGCGATGTGCGCGTGGCGGACGGCGGGGCACCCCGACACCGGAGACGTGCGCCGGCGCCAGGCGCGTTACGAGGGCAGCGACCGGCAGGCGCGCGGAGCGGTGCTGAAGACGCTGAGGGACGCCGCGCACGACGTGCCCCAGGAATCGGTGCTCGCGGACTGGCCGGACGCCCTGCAGCGCGACCGCGCGATCGACTCGCTCGTGTCGGATGGCCTCGTGGAGGCATCCGCGGGGATGCTGCGTCTTCCCGTGCGGGGTCAGTCCTCGTCGTCGCGCGGCTTGACGTAG
- a CDS encoding uridine kinase → MQLPVTPATTLWRSLRDEVRQHYRAGRIILAVDGIDGAGKTTFADHLATVFAEDGSAVFRASIDGFHRPRTERYARGRTSPEGFYRDSFDYATFRRVLIEPFRDGAQTSGATGFQLAAFDHRRDAPVEAEWVTAPRDAVLIVDGVFLLRPELRGIWHWSVWLDVPIDVAAARVAARDGSDPDPWSPWNARYREGQELYLQDADPRAEASAIVDNTDPERLRRAWADSC, encoded by the coding sequence ATGCAGTTGCCCGTCACACCGGCCACCACACTGTGGCGGTCGCTTCGCGATGAGGTGCGCCAGCACTACCGCGCGGGGCGCATCATCCTCGCCGTCGACGGCATAGACGGTGCCGGCAAGACCACGTTCGCCGACCACCTCGCCACCGTCTTCGCCGAGGACGGCTCCGCCGTCTTCCGTGCATCGATCGACGGCTTCCACCGTCCTCGCACCGAGCGCTACGCCCGGGGGCGCACGTCGCCCGAAGGCTTCTATCGTGACTCCTTCGACTACGCCACCTTCCGGCGGGTGCTCATCGAGCCGTTCCGCGACGGCGCGCAGACCAGCGGCGCCACGGGCTTCCAACTCGCGGCGTTCGACCACCGTCGCGACGCCCCGGTCGAGGCCGAGTGGGTCACGGCGCCGCGCGACGCCGTGCTCATCGTCGACGGGGTGTTCCTCCTGCGCCCCGAGCTCCGAGGCATCTGGCACTGGTCGGTCTGGCTCGACGTGCCGATCGACGTCGCCGCCGCACGCGTTGCCGCCCGCGACGGCAGCGATCCGGATCCGTGGTCGCCCTGGAACGCCCGCTACCGCGAGGGGCAGGAGCTCTACCTGCAGGACGCCGATCCGCGCGCCGAGGCCTCGGCGATCGTCGACAACACCGATCCCGAGCGTCTCCGCCGCGCCTGGGCGGACTCCTGCTGA